A genomic region of Halobacteriovorax sp. DA5 contains the following coding sequences:
- a CDS encoding RluA family pseudouridine synthase produces the protein MSDQNSKFVITITQEDHDEFTRLDQVLASKLEQSRSFLKELFKKGSITSDNKIELKKMPPVGTEVTIDIPPPREATAKAENIPLKILFEDEHLAIVVKPVGMVTHPAPGNYTGTLVNAILHHCKDIQGVGDEKRPGIVHRLDKGTSGVMVIAKNQKCHEELVKLFQAHDIDRYYQCISVSTKIPPEGRLESTIGRHPNNRLKMAVDVRGGKNSITNFKVLKYYQNLSHVELKLETGRTHQIRVHLSQLLNAPILMDPLYGVPKNDLLRIDNRLKAIIKDYEHPFLHAKILGFVHPITKQKLYFEEPPPPVFQEVLNFLESDSE, from the coding sequence ATGAGTGATCAAAATTCTAAGTTTGTTATTACGATCACCCAAGAAGACCATGATGAGTTTACTAGGCTCGATCAAGTTCTTGCGAGTAAGCTTGAACAGTCTCGTAGTTTTCTTAAGGAGCTTTTTAAAAAAGGCTCCATTACTTCTGATAATAAAATCGAATTAAAAAAAATGCCTCCAGTAGGTACTGAAGTTACTATTGATATACCTCCTCCAAGAGAGGCTACAGCAAAAGCAGAAAATATTCCTTTAAAAATTCTCTTTGAAGATGAGCATCTTGCCATTGTTGTAAAACCAGTTGGCATGGTTACCCACCCTGCCCCAGGTAATTATACCGGAACTCTTGTAAACGCTATTCTTCATCACTGTAAAGACATTCAAGGTGTTGGAGATGAAAAGCGTCCAGGAATTGTTCATCGACTTGATAAAGGAACAAGTGGTGTTATGGTGATTGCAAAAAACCAGAAATGCCATGAAGAACTTGTAAAATTATTTCAGGCCCACGATATTGACCGCTACTATCAATGCATAAGCGTCAGTACTAAAATTCCACCAGAAGGAAGACTTGAATCAACTATAGGACGTCATCCAAATAATCGCTTAAAGATGGCCGTTGATGTACGAGGTGGAAAGAACTCTATTACAAATTTTAAAGTACTAAAATATTACCAAAATCTAAGCCATGTTGAATTAAAGCTTGAAACGGGAAGAACACATCAAATTCGTGTTCACTTAAGCCAGCTACTAAATGCTCCCATTCTAATGGACCCACTTTACGGTGTTCCAAAGAATGACCTTCTAAGAATTGATAATCGACTTAAGGCCATTATCAAAGATTACGAGCATCCATTTTTACATGCAAAAATTCTTGGATTTGTTCATCCAATTA
- a CDS encoding helix-turn-helix transcriptional regulator has product MSKEKNYYEVLEVAPNASADDIQKAYAAARAAYSGDSLAIYSLLSEEEAHKVLELIEEAYNILSNPTKRKKYNQARGIVIEDDTNYIPTSKPADENTIKVTNQMNRLVAKKRYGLEYEQNAEFEKEIEQCSEYTGEFLKKVREYKKVDVSRMSDMTKISKTFLQYIENEEVDKMPAIVYVRGFVYQYAKVLKLNPDLVANSYLQRVKALKEGN; this is encoded by the coding sequence ATGAGTAAAGAGAAGAACTATTATGAAGTATTAGAAGTAGCACCTAATGCTTCGGCAGACGATATTCAAAAAGCATATGCGGCCGCAAGAGCAGCCTATAGTGGAGATAGTCTGGCCATTTACTCTCTCCTATCAGAAGAAGAGGCACATAAAGTACTTGAACTTATCGAGGAAGCTTACAATATTTTAAGCAATCCAACGAAAAGAAAGAAATACAATCAAGCTCGTGGAATTGTAATCGAAGATGATACAAATTATATTCCAACGTCAAAGCCTGCTGATGAAAATACAATAAAAGTAACGAATCAAATGAATCGTCTCGTTGCCAAAAAACGCTACGGACTTGAATACGAGCAAAATGCTGAATTTGAAAAAGAAATTGAGCAATGTAGTGAGTATACTGGTGAATTCTTAAAGAAAGTTCGTGAATACAAGAAAGTAGATGTAAGTCGTATGTCTGATATGACAAAAATATCGAAAACTTTCCTACAGTATATTGAAAATGAAGAAGTTGATAAGATGCCTGCTATCGTTTACGTTAGAGGATTTGTTTATCAATATGCGAAAGTACTAAAACTTAATCCAGATTTAGTTGCAAACTCTTATCTACAAAGAGTTAAAGCTTTAAAAGAAGGCAACTAA
- a CDS encoding P-loop NTPase, with protein sequence MNNSTNSHLADAGQYLGASNNGKKIWAIGGGKGGVGKSLVTSNLSICLALMGMKVIAIDMDLGGANLHTCLGVNVPSKTLSDYFTKPNTKLSDLITPTPLKNLSLISGAQDNLGMANLKAAHKSKVLNDLRELDADYILLDLGAGTTNNTLDFFLGADQGILVTLPEPTSIENTYRFIKSIYHRKLQSVDDFLELGPLIDKVLNGKVGENRTPSEIIEKAMQINEAQGLKLKREIEAITPKLVINQARTQADIDIGFAMRIISKKYFGINLDYVGFLEYDATVWQSVKKKRPLILEFPNSALVKNFEHVINRILNLTKKIV encoded by the coding sequence TTGAATAATAGTACAAATTCACATTTAGCAGATGCTGGTCAATATCTAGGTGCATCAAATAATGGCAAGAAAATCTGGGCCATTGGTGGCGGAAAAGGTGGCGTAGGTAAAAGTCTTGTTACGTCAAACTTGTCAATTTGCCTTGCCCTTATGGGAATGAAGGTAATTGCCATTGATATGGATCTTGGAGGTGCTAACCTTCACACATGTCTTGGCGTAAATGTTCCATCAAAAACTTTAAGTGATTATTTCACAAAACCAAATACAAAACTTTCTGATCTTATTACTCCTACTCCACTTAAGAATTTAAGTTTAATTAGTGGTGCTCAAGATAATCTAGGAATGGCCAATTTAAAAGCCGCTCATAAATCAAAAGTTTTAAATGATCTTCGTGAACTTGATGCCGACTATATACTTCTGGATCTTGGTGCGGGAACAACTAATAATACTTTGGACTTCTTCCTAGGAGCTGACCAAGGAATCTTAGTAACTCTTCCAGAGCCAACATCAATTGAAAACACTTATCGTTTTATCAAGTCAATATATCATCGCAAGCTGCAATCAGTTGATGACTTCCTAGAGCTTGGACCACTTATTGATAAAGTTCTTAATGGAAAAGTAGGTGAAAACCGCACTCCATCTGAAATTATTGAAAAGGCCATGCAAATAAATGAAGCTCAAGGTCTAAAACTAAAAAGAGAAATTGAAGCAATTACTCCGAAACTAGTTATTAACCAGGCCCGAACTCAAGCTGATATCGATATTGGTTTTGCCATGAGAATTATTTCTAAGAAATACTTTGGCATTAACTTAGATTACGTTGGCTTTCTTGAGTACGATGCAACAGTTTGGCAAAGTGTGAAGAAGAAGAGACCTCTTATTCTTGAGTTTCCTAATTCTGCACTAGTAAAGAATTTTGAGCACGTAATCAACAGAATCTTAAATCTAACGAAGAAAATTGTTTAA